The sequence TATTAGAACCTTTAAAAATACAAAGGATTTCTTTACATTTATAAACTATATTAAAGAATCTGGTGTAAAAATGGATATTATCTTTATAGAAGCACATGAGGCAATCATTCTAGGAAGATATACATTAAGTCGTAGAGCACATCCTTTAAAGGAAGTAACATTATTAAGAAGTATATTAAAAGAGAAAAAAATACTATTTCCTATAAGAGAAATAGCAGATTTAGTAATAGATACAACAGAAATAAAAACTGTTGAGTTAGAAAAAAGATTTAAAAAATTTATATTAGCCAAAGATGGAGAAAATACAGATATAAATATAAATATACATATTCAATCTTTTGGATATAAATATGGTATTCCTACTGATAGTGATTTAATGTTTGATGTAAGATTTATTCCCAATCCTTATTATATAGAGAAACTAAAAGAGTTAAATGGTTTTGATGAAGAGGTTAAAGAATATGTTCTATCACAAAAAGAGAGTAAAGAGTTTTATTTTAAGTTGCTGCCTCTTCTTGAATTTTTAATTCCACAATATATAAAAGAAGGTAAAAAACATTTAACAATTTCAATAGGTTGCAGTGGTGGACAACATAGGTCAGTAACCTTTGTAAATAAATTAGCTGAAGACTTAAAAAATAGCAAAGTATTAGAATATATAAATGTTTATGTAAGTCATAGGGAGAAAGAACTTGGACATTGGTAAAATTGACATTCCAGAATCATCTGGAGTATATTTAATGAAAAAAAATAATAAAGTTATCTATGTAGGAAAGGCTAAAAATCTTAAAAATAGGGTTTCCTCGTATTTTAATAGAGTTCATGAAAGTGAAAAAACTAATGAACTTGTTAAAAATATTGAAGATATAGAATTTTTTCTTACTAATACTGAAATAGATGCCTTATTATTAGAAAATAATTTAATAAAAAAATATTCTCCAAAGTATAATATACTTTTAAAAGATGAAAAAACTTATCCTTTTATAAAGATAAGTAAAGAAGATTTTTCAAGCATAAAGATTGTCAGAACAACAAAAGCTCTAGATATTAAAAGTGGAGAGTATTTTGGACCATATCCTTATGGTGCTTGGAGATTAAAAAATATTCTTATGAAATTATTTAAAATAAGAGATTGTAATAGAGATATGAAAAAAACATCTCCAAGACCTTGTTTAAAGTACTATATGAAAAGTTGTACTGGACCTTGTGTGTATAAGGATATAAAAGAAGAATATAATAAAGATGTTGAAAATTTAAAACAGGTTTTAAAAGGTAACACAAGTAAATTAATAAATGAGTTGACAGCATTGATGAATAAAGCTTCTCAAGATATGGATTTTGAAAAATCAATAATATATAGAGAACAAATAAAAGAGTTAAAATCTATCGCAAGTTCTCAAATAATCCAATATGAAAGAGAACTTGATGAAGATATATTTGTATTTAAAACTATTTTAGATAAAGCTTTTATCTGTGTTTTAAATATGAGAGATGGAAAAATCTTAGGTAAATCTTCCACTTCAATAGATTTAAAAAATAAGATCACTGATAACATCTATGAGGCTATTTTCATGTCATATTATTCAAAACATATATTGCCAAAAAGTTTAGTTTTAGATGCTGAATATGAAAATGAACTATCAGTTGTTGTTAAAGCATTAACAATTGAGGACTCTAAGAAAAAAGAATTTCATTTTCCTAAAATAAAGAGTAGAAGAAAAGAATTACTTGATATGGCATACAAAAATTTAGAAAGAG is a genomic window of Fusobacterium nucleatum containing:
- the rapZ gene encoding RNase adapter RapZ — encoded protein: MKTKHIIIVTGLSGAGKTTALNILEDMSYYTIDNLPLGLEKSLLDTEIEKLAVGIDIRTFKNTKDFFTFINYIKESGVKMDIIFIEAHEAIILGRYTLSRRAHPLKEVTLLRSILKEKKILFPIREIADLVIDTTEIKTVELEKRFKKFILAKDGENTDININIHIQSFGYKYGIPTDSDLMFDVRFIPNPYYIEKLKELNGFDEEVKEYVLSQKESKEFYFKLLPLLEFLIPQYIKEGKKHLTISIGCSGGQHRSVTFVNKLAEDLKNSKVLEYINVYVSHREKELGHW
- the uvrC gene encoding excinuclease ABC subunit UvrC, with amino-acid sequence MDIGKIDIPESSGVYLMKKNNKVIYVGKAKNLKNRVSSYFNRVHESEKTNELVKNIEDIEFFLTNTEIDALLLENNLIKKYSPKYNILLKDEKTYPFIKISKEDFSSIKIVRTTKALDIKSGEYFGPYPYGAWRLKNILMKLFKIRDCNRDMKKTSPRPCLKYYMKSCTGPCVYKDIKEEYNKDVENLKQVLKGNTSKLINELTALMNKASQDMDFEKSIIYREQIKELKSIASSQIIQYERELDEDIFVFKTILDKAFICVLNMRDGKILGKSSTSIDLKNKITDNIYEAIFMSYYSKHILPKSLVLDAEYENELSVVVKALTIEDSKKKEFHFPKIKSRRKELLDMAYKNLERDIESYFSKKDTIEKGIKDLHDILGLKRFPRKIECFDISNIQGKDAVASMSVSIEGRAARKEYRKFKIRCKDTPDDFSMMREVIERRYSKLPDIEFPDVILIDGGLGQINSAGEVLKRLGKIHLSELLSLAERNEEIYKYGESIPYVLSKDMEALKIFQRVRDEAHRFGITYHRKIRSKRIISSELDKIDGIGEVRRRKLLTKFGSISAIKKASIEELKEIIPEKVALEIKNKIR